One Capra hircus breed San Clemente chromosome 27, ASM170441v1, whole genome shotgun sequence DNA window includes the following coding sequences:
- the ZNF596 gene encoding zinc finger protein 596 — protein sequence MEPLESVTFEDVAVDFSQEEWSLLDKSQKNLFRNVMLETVTHLVSVGYQISKSDVIFQLEQGKELWPEATMSVYLDTGKPVTASYLLPSKQVSHPQRDPAGCADLRDEVTPTSSLQYPVVPFRSKHNVSKQHGKSLSQGSSLNGQGRIHTKRKSCECAPCGKVFNRCSSLSRHKMIHTGEKPFKCQLCEKVFSQRFSLKVHEKTHTGEKPYECHQCGKAFSRCASLRRHSMIHTGEKPFKCHLCGKVFNQNSSLKQHERTHTGEKRYECHQCGKAFLQSSGLSSHKKVHTGEKPHVCLECGKAFTHSSGLHVHKRIHIREKPYVRSVCRKAFSKYAKLREHERTHSGEKPYECQLCGGHFTHASSLRRHKGTQHRRENQSHPQ from the exons ATGGAGCCCCTG GAATCGGTGACGTTTGAAGATGTAGCCGTCGACTTCAGCCAGGAAGAGTGGAGCCTGCTAGACAAGTCCCAGAAAAACCTGTTCAGAAATGTGATGCTGGAAACGGTCACCCACCTGGTCTCTGTAG gCTATCAGATCAGCAAATCAGATGTGATTTTCCAACTGGAACAAGGGAAAGAGTTGTGGCCGGAAGCA ACAATGAGTGTCTACCTGGACACGGGCAAACCAGTAACAGCCTCATATCTCCTCCCCTCAAAGCAGGTTTCTCACCCACAAAGGGATCCTGCTGGATGCGCTGATTTGAGAGATGAAGTTACTCCTACATCTTCACTTCAATATCCAGTAGTTCCCTTCAGAAGCAAACATAATGTCAGCAAACAGCATGGCAAATCACTTAGTCAAGGGTCATCCCTCAATGGACAGGGTCGCATTCACACTAAACGTAAATCATGTGAATGTGCTCCGTGTGGGAAAGTTTTTAACAGATGCTCTAGCCTTAGCAGACATAAGAtgattcacactggagagaaaccattcAAATGTCAACTGTGTGAGAAAGTCTTCAGTCAAAGATTCTCCCTGAAGGTACATGAGAAAACTCACACAGGAGAGAAGCCCTACGAATGTCATCAGTGTGGAAAAGCCTTTAGTAGATGTGCCAGCCTCAGGAGacacagcatgattcacactggagagaaaccattcAAATGTCATCTGTGTGGGAAAGTCTTCAATCAAAATTCCTCCTTGAAACAACACGAGAGAACTCACACAGGAGAGAAGAGATATGAATGTCATCAGTGCGGCAAAGCCTTTCTTCAAAGCTCTGGCCTTAGTTCACATAAGAAagtccacactggagagaagccaCATGTATGTCTTGAGTGTGGGAAGGCCTTTACTCATAGTTCGGGGCTTCATGTGCACAAGAGAATCCACATTAGAGAGAAACCATACGTACGCTCTGTGTGTAGGAAGGCCTTCAGTAAATATGCTAAGCTGAGGGAACATGAGAGAACCCACAGCGGAGAGAAGCCGTATGAATGTCAGCTCTGTGGAGGACACTTCACTCATGCCTCTTCCCTTAGACGACACAAGGGAACCCAGCACAGGAGAGAAAACCAGTCACACCCTCAGTAG
- the XKR5 gene encoding XK-related protein 5: MHAGVLGLSALLLAAEQSARLCAVVYDFTTGRLLWAWLVLSVLLPGFLVQGLSYLWFREDGRQGGCLLVVLHLLQLGVWKRHWDAVSASLWKEGQAAPQAPLLLWEVDLAALRLLEALLQVGPHLLVQTYIFLASDFTAPVPGVSALCSWTTLSWALVCYARSLGSMKPDHPSAPWMALGCQQLWRMGMVGARVLSLVLFFRAYGVWVLVVTGAHWLVMTFWLVAQQSDIVDSTCRWRLFNLLVGAVFILCYLNLWDGPSRNRMATFYTVMLLENIILVLLATDFLQGASWTSLGAVAGVLSGFLIGSVSLVIYYSLLHPKSTDIWRGPTEGDKAEEDSPPQALGPAGEGPDSVGPCPEESDELPSLGKPPSPQWAPPEAGLESQTVGEASFLSHHHWLLVKLALKTGNVSKINAVFGEDGLARFCSPEWGLSQHRSGWRTPPPPQQEPPSSPRDPLTSEEGSEFPVVPKAEADETSSYLSFASESPDRAPAQQPSAASRQLREGGSEEGAGAAPGVRGAGGRPGGGGGQAGSTLYFSATATAEGALPSPGEPTSLSGKGLGSGSSERFPLSVADLSPILGPGGRLQPSGRAWGGSGLRGQRESPRCPVAAGTQRPLPEGRPRPADAPCLTSTPKCTAPAGDCGRRARLAAEAGFLR, encoded by the exons ATGCACGCAGGGGTTCTGGGCCTGTCTGCCCTGCTGCTGGCGGCCGAGCAGAGCGCGC GCCTCTGCGCTGTGGTTTACGACTTCACCACAGGCCGGCTCCTCTGGGCCTGGCTGGTCCTCTCGGTGCTACTGCCTGGCTTCTTGGTCCAGGGCCTGAGCTATCTCTGGTTCCGAGAAGATGGACGTCAAGGTGGCTGCTTGCTGGTGGTCCTGCACCTCCTCCAGCTCGGCGTGTGGAAGCG gcatTGGGACGCTGTGTCCGCCAGCCTCTGGAAGGAAGGGCAAGCTGCCCCCCAGGCCCCGCTGCTGCTGTGGGAGGTGGATCTGGCAGCCCTGCGCCTCCTCGAAGCCCTGCTTCAAGTCGGGCCCCACCTGCTGGTCCAAACATACATTTTCCTCGCCTCTGACTTCACTGCTCCCGTGCCAG GAGTGAGTGCCCTGTGCTCCTGGACCACGCTCTCCTGGGCCCTGGTGTGCTACGCCCGATCCCTGGGCTCCATGAAGCCAGACCACCCCTCCGCACCCTGGATGGCCCTCGGCTGCCAGCAGCTCTGGAGGATGGGCATGGTCGGGGCTCGCGTCCTCAGCCTGGTTCTCTTCTTCCGGGCTTACGGTGTCTGGGTGCTGGTAGTCACAG GTGCCCACTGGCTGGTGATGACCTTCTGGCTCGTGGCTCAGCAGAGTGACATCGTGGACAGCACCTGCCGCTGGAGGCTCTTCAACCTGCTCGTGGGTGCCGTGTTCATCCTCTGCTACCTCAACCTCTGGGACGGCCCCTCCAGAAACAGGATGGCCACGTTCTACACG GTGATGCTGCTCGAAAATATCATCCTCGTGTTGCTGGCCACCGACTTTCTCCAGGGAGCCTCGTGGACCAGCCTGGGGGCCGTTGCAGGCGTCTTGTCTGGATTTCTGATCG GCAGTGTCTCTCTGGTCATTTACTACAGCCTGCTGCATCCGAAATCCACAGACATCTGGCGGGGCCCCACAGAGGGCGATAAAGCAGAAGAGGACTCTCCTCCACAAGCCCTGGGCCCAGCAGGGGAGGGACCAGACAGCGTGGGGCCCTGCCCAGAGGAAAGCGATGAGCTCCCAAGCCTGGGGAAGCCCCCCAGCCCACAGTGGGCGCCCCCAGAGGCTGGGCTGGAAAGCCAGACGGTGGGAGAGGCCTCTTTCCTCAGCCACCACCACTGGCTTCTGGTGAAGCTCGCTCTGAAGACGGGGAACGTGTCAAAGATCAATGCAGTCTTTGGAGAAGATGGCCTGGCCCGCTTCTGCTCCCCTGAGTGGGGGTTGAGCCAACACCGCAGCGGCTGGAGGacgcccccacccccgcagcaGGAGCCCCCTTCATCACCCCGGGACCCTCTAACCTCAGAGGAAGGCTCCGAGTTTCCAGTGGTGCCCAAAGCAGAGGCTGACGAGACCTCCAGTTACCTGTCTTTTGCCAGCGAGAGTCCTGACCGAGCTCCAGCCCAGCAGCCGTCAGCTGCAAGCCGTCAGCTGCGGGAGGGCGGCTCAGAGGAGGGAGCTGGGGCCGCCCCGGGGGTGAGGGGTGCAGGGGGGCgcccggggggcgggggcgggcaggCCGGCTCCACGCTGTACTTCAGCGCCACCGCCACCGCCGAAGGGGCGCTCCCCTCCCCCGGGGAGCCGACGTCCCTCTCCGGGAAGGGGCTGGGGTCGGGCAGCTCCGAGCGCTTTCCCCTCAGCGTGGCCGACCTCAGCCCCATCTTAGGCCCCGGAGGACGCTTACAGCCCAGCGGCCGGGCCTGGGGCGGCTCGGGGCTCCGGGGGCAGCGGGAGTCCCCGCGATGCCCCGTCGCGGCTGGTACCCAGAGGCCGCTGCCCGAGGGCCGCCCGAGGCCGGCGGACGCGCCCTGCCTCACGTCCACCCCCAAGTGCACGGCCCCCGCCGGGGACTGCGGCCGCAGGGCGAGGCTGGCGGCCGAGGCGGGTTTCCTCCGCTGA